The proteins below are encoded in one region of Vibrio sp. ED004:
- the rpoB gene encoding DNA-directed RNA polymerase subunit beta yields MVYSYTEKKRIRKDFGTRPQVLDIPYLLSIQLDSFDKFIEQDPEGQYGLEAAFRSVFPIQSYNGNSELQYVSYRLGEPVFDVKECQIRGVTYSKPLRVKLRLVIFDRDAPAGTVKDIKEQEVYMGEIPLMTDNGTFVINGTERVIVSQLHRSPGVFFDSDKGKTHSSGKVLYNARVIPYRGSWLDFEFDPKDNLFVRIDRRRKLPASIILRALGKSTEEILDLFFDKVNFEVKDQTLLMELVPDRLRGETASFDIEANGKTYVETGRRVTARHIRQLEKDGVEHIEVPVEYIVGKVASKDYINEATGEIIVGANQEISLEALANLSQAGHKALQTLFTNDLDHGPFMSDTLRADSTVDRISALVEIYRMMRPGEPPTKEAAESLFESLFFSEERYDLSTVGRMKFNSSIEREEEEERGTLDESDIIEVMKKLIGIRNGIGEVDDIDHLGNRRIRSVGEMAENQFRVGLVRVERAVKERLSLGDLDAIMPQDLINAKPISAAVKEFFGSSQLSQFMDQNNPLSEVTHKRRISALGPGGLTRERAGFEVRDVHVTHYGRLCPIETPEGPNIGLINSLSAFARCNDYGFLETPYRRVVDGVVTEEVDYLSAIQEGQFVIAQANTVLTEEGTFADELITARQKGESGLHPRDHVDYMDVATNQVVSIAASLIPFLEHDDANRALMGANMQRQAVPTLKADKPLVGTGIERNIAVDSGVTAVAKRGGQVQSVDASRIVVKVNEDELVPGEAGIDIYNLTKYTRSNQNTCINQRPTVLPGEPVARGDVLADGPSTDLGELALGQNMRIAFMPWNGYNFEDSILVSERVVQEDRFTTIHIQELSCVARDTKLGSEEITADIPNVGESALSKLDESGIVYIGAEVKGGDILVGKVTPKGETQLTPEEKLLRAIFGEKASDVKDTSLRVPNSVSGTIIDVQVFTRDGVEKDKRALEIEQMQLKEAKKDLTEEFQILEGGLLNRVKAVLLSGGYSEAKLDTIGRKQWLEQVLEDDALQTQLEQLAEQWDELKADFDKKFETKRRKITQGDDLAPGVLKIVKVYLAVKRRIQPGDKMAGRHGNKGVISKINPVEDMPYDEKGQPVDIVLNPLGVPSRMNIGQILEVHLGLAAKGIGDKINQMVKEQQELHKFREFLQKVYDLGDTRQKVDIAELSDDQVRTLIKNLRGGLPIATPVFDGASETLIKELLKLGDLPESGQLKLFDGRTGDSFERPVTVGYMYMLKLNHLVDDKMHARSTGSYSLVTQQPLGGKAQFGGQRFGEMEVWALEAYGAAYTLQEMLTVKSDDVNGRTKMYKNIVDGNHSMEPGMPESFNVLLKEIRSLGINIELEDEE; encoded by the coding sequence ATGGTTTACTCTTATACCGAGAAAAAGCGCATCCGTAAGGATTTTGGTACTCGTCCACAAGTTTTGGACATTCCATACCTGTTATCGATCCAGCTTGATTCTTTCGACAAATTCATCGAACAGGATCCAGAAGGTCAATACGGTCTTGAAGCTGCTTTCCGTTCTGTATTTCCAATTCAGAGCTACAACGGCAATTCTGAGCTGCAATACGTTAGCTACCGTCTTGGTGAGCCAGTTTTTGACGTTAAAGAATGTCAAATCCGCGGTGTTACTTACTCAAAGCCACTACGCGTAAAACTACGTCTAGTTATCTTTGATCGAGATGCACCAGCAGGTACTGTAAAAGACATTAAAGAACAAGAAGTCTACATGGGCGAAATTCCGCTTATGACAGACAATGGTACTTTCGTAATTAATGGTACCGAGAGGGTTATCGTATCCCAGCTGCACCGAAGCCCAGGCGTGTTCTTCGACAGTGATAAGGGTAAGACCCACTCATCAGGTAAAGTTCTTTATAACGCACGTGTAATTCCTTACCGTGGCTCATGGTTAGACTTTGAGTTCGACCCTAAGGATAACTTATTCGTACGTATCGACCGTCGTCGTAAGCTACCAGCATCGATTATTCTTCGTGCACTTGGTAAATCGACTGAAGAGATCCTAGATCTGTTCTTCGACAAAGTGAACTTCGAAGTTAAAGACCAAACTCTTCTTATGGAGTTGGTTCCTGATCGTCTACGTGGTGAAACTGCGTCATTCGACATCGAAGCAAACGGCAAAACTTACGTTGAGACTGGTCGTCGTGTTACTGCTCGCCATATCCGTCAACTTGAAAAAGATGGCGTTGAGCACATCGAAGTACCAGTAGAGTACATCGTTGGTAAAGTTGCATCTAAAGATTACATCAACGAAGCAACTGGCGAGATCATCGTTGGCGCGAACCAAGAGATTAGCCTAGAAGCACTTGCTAACCTGTCTCAAGCAGGCCACAAGGCTCTACAAACTCTGTTCACGAATGACCTAGATCACGGTCCATTCATGTCAGATACTCTACGTGCAGATAGCACAGTAGATCGCATCTCTGCATTGGTAGAAATCTACCGCATGATGCGTCCTGGCGAGCCACCAACGAAAGAAGCTGCAGAATCTCTATTCGAAAGCCTATTCTTCTCTGAAGAACGTTACGACCTATCAACTGTAGGCCGTATGAAGTTCAACAGCTCTATCGAGCGTGAAGAAGAAGAAGAGCGCGGTACTCTGGATGAATCAGACATCATCGAAGTGATGAAGAAACTGATTGGTATCCGTAACGGTATTGGTGAAGTGGACGATATCGACCACCTTGGCAACCGTCGTATCCGTTCGGTAGGTGAAATGGCAGAAAACCAATTCCGTGTTGGTCTAGTTCGTGTAGAACGTGCCGTTAAAGAGCGCCTAAGCCTTGGTGACCTTGATGCAATCATGCCTCAAGATCTTATCAACGCTAAGCCGATCTCTGCTGCAGTTAAAGAATTCTTTGGCTCTTCACAGCTTTCACAGTTTATGGACCAAAACAACCCATTGTCAGAAGTTACGCACAAGCGTCGTATCTCTGCTTTAGGTCCTGGTGGTCTTACTCGTGAGCGCGCAGGCTTCGAAGTACGTGACGTTCACGTAACTCACTACGGTCGTCTATGTCCGATCGAAACGCCTGAAGGTCCAAACATCGGTCTAATTAACTCGCTATCTGCGTTTGCACGTTGTAACGATTACGGTTTCCTAGAAACTCCGTACCGTCGTGTAGTAGATGGTGTAGTAACAGAAGAAGTTGATTACCTGTCTGCAATCCAGGAAGGTCAATTCGTAATCGCGCAGGCAAACACTGTTCTTACAGAAGAAGGTACGTTTGCAGATGAGCTAATCACAGCTCGTCAAAAAGGTGAATCTGGTCTTCACCCTCGTGATCACGTTGACTACATGGACGTTGCGACAAACCAAGTAGTATCTATCGCTGCTTCGCTTATCCCGTTCCTAGAACACGATGATGCGAACCGTGCATTGATGGGTGCGAACATGCAACGTCAAGCTGTACCAACACTTAAGGCTGATAAGCCTCTAGTAGGTACTGGTATTGAACGTAACATCGCAGTTGACTCTGGTGTTACAGCGGTTGCTAAACGTGGTGGTCAAGTTCAGTCTGTAGACGCTTCTCGTATCGTAGTTAAGGTTAACGAAGATGAGTTGGTACCTGGCGAAGCTGGTATCGATATCTACAACCTAACTAAGTACACGCGTTCGAACCAAAACACATGTATCAACCAACGTCCAACTGTACTTCCTGGCGAACCAGTTGCACGCGGCGATGTTCTTGCTGACGGTCCTTCAACAGACCTTGGTGAACTAGCTCTTGGCCAAAACATGCGTATCGCGTTCATGCCTTGGAACGGTTACAACTTCGAAGACTCGATCTTAGTATCTGAGCGCGTAGTTCAAGAAGACCGTTTCACGACTATCCACATTCAAGAACTATCTTGTGTGGCTCGTGATACTAAGCTGGGCTCTGAAGAGATCACAGCTGATATTCCAAACGTAGGTGAGTCTGCTCTGTCTAAACTAGACGAGTCAGGTATCGTTTATATTGGTGCTGAAGTTAAGGGTGGCGACATCCTAGTTGGTAAAGTAACACCTAAAGGTGAAACTCAACTGACTCCTGAAGAGAAGCTACTACGTGCTATCTTCGGTGAGAAAGCATCTGATGTTAAAGATACTTCTCTACGTGTACCAAACTCTGTTTCGGGCACTATCATCGATGTACAAGTCTTCACTCGCGATGGCGTAGAGAAAGACAAGCGTGCACTTGAAATCGAACAGATGCAGCTTAAAGAAGCTAAGAAAGACCTAACTGAAGAGTTCCAAATTCTTGAGGGTGGCCTTCTTAACCGTGTTAAAGCTGTACTTCTGTCTGGTGGTTACTCTGAAGCTAAGCTTGATACTATCGGTCGTAAGCAATGGCTAGAGCAAGTTCTAGAAGACGATGCGCTACAAACACAGCTTGAGCAACTTGCTGAGCAGTGGGATGAGCTAAAAGCAGACTTCGATAAGAAGTTTGAAACTAAGCGTCGTAAAATCACTCAAGGTGATGATCTCGCGCCTGGCGTTCTTAAGATTGTTAAAGTTTACCTAGCGGTTAAACGTCGTATCCAGCCTGGTGATAAGATGGCCGGTCGTCACGGTAACAAAGGTGTAATCTCTAAGATTAACCCTGTTGAAGACATGCCATACGATGAGAAAGGTCAACCTGTAGACATCGTACTTAACCCGCTGGGTGTACCATCGCGTATGAACATCGGTCAGATCCTAGAAGTTCACTTAGGTTTGGCTGCGAAAGGTATCGGTGACAAGATCAACCAAATGGTTAAGGAACAACAAGAACTGCATAAGTTCCGTGAGTTCCTACAGAAGGTTTATGATCTTGGTGATACTCGTCAGAAAGTTGATATTGCTGAACTGTCTGATGATCAAGTTCGTACACTGATCAAGAACCTACGTGGCGGTCTACCGATTGCTACTCCTGTGTTCGACGGTGCTTCTGAGACATTAATCAAAGAACTACTTAAACTGGGTGATCTGCCAGAATCTGGTCAGCTTAAACTGTTTGATGGTCGTACTGGTGATTCGTTTGAGCGTCCTGTAACTGTAGGTTACATGTACATGCTGAAACTGAACCACTTGGTTGATGACAAGATGCACGCTCGTTCTACTGGTTCTTACAGCCTAGTAACTCAGCAACCACTTGGTGGTAAAGCTCAGTTCGGTGGTCAGCGTTTCGGTGAGATGGAAGTATGGGCACTAGAAGCATACGGTGCTGCATATACTCTACAAGAAATGCTAACAGTTAAGTCGGATGACGTTAACGGCCGTACTAAGATGTATAAGAACATCGTAGACGGTAACCATAGCATGGAACCTGGTATGCCTGAGTCGTTCAACGTACTGTTGAAAGAGATTCGCTCGCTAGGTATCAACATCGAGCTAGAAGACGAAGAGTAA
- the nusG gene encoding transcription termination/antitermination protein NusG, with the protein MSEAPKKRWYVVQAFSGFEGRVAQSLREHIKMHNMEELFGDVLVPTEEVVEMRAGQRRKSERKFFPGYVLVQMIMNDESWHLVRSIPRVMGFIGGTSDRPAPITDKEADAILNRLEKASESPRPKTMFEAGEVVRVNDGPFADFNGTVEEVDYEKSRIKVSVSIFGRATPVELEFGQVEKLD; encoded by the coding sequence ATGAGTGAAGCTCCAAAAAAACGTTGGTATGTAGTTCAAGCTTTTTCTGGCTTTGAAGGTCGTGTTGCACAGTCGCTACGCGAGCATATTAAAATGCACAACATGGAAGAACTATTTGGCGATGTGCTAGTACCTACTGAAGAAGTAGTGGAAATGCGTGCAGGCCAACGTCGTAAAAGTGAACGTAAATTCTTCCCTGGCTACGTATTAGTTCAAATGATCATGAATGATGAATCATGGCACTTAGTACGCAGCATTCCGCGTGTTATGGGCTTCATTGGTGGTACCTCTGATCGTCCTGCACCAATCACTGACAAAGAAGCTGATGCTATCTTGAACCGTCTAGAGAAAGCGAGCGAGTCTCCACGTCCTAAGACAATGTTCGAAGCGGGTGAAGTGGTTCGTGTGAACGATGGTCCATTTGCTGACTTCAACGGTACTGTTGAAGAAGTAGATTACGAGAAAAGCCGCATTAAGGTATCTGTATCGATCTTTGGTCGTGCAACACCGGTTGAGCTTGAATTTGGTCAGGTTGAAAAACTGGACTAA
- the rplK gene encoding 50S ribosomal protein L11 encodes MAKKVEAYIKLQVAAGMANPSPPVGPALGQHGVNIMEFCKAFNAKTESVEKGLPTPVVITVYNDRSFTFVTKTPPAAVLLKKAAGVKSGSGRPNTEKVGTVTDAQIQEIAETKAADMTGADIEAMKRSIAGTARSMGLVVEG; translated from the coding sequence ATGGCTAAGAAAGTTGAAGCTTATATCAAACTGCAAGTTGCAGCTGGTATGGCAAACCCAAGTCCACCGGTTGGTCCTGCTCTAGGTCAACACGGCGTGAACATCATGGAATTCTGTAAAGCGTTTAACGCAAAAACAGAATCTGTTGAGAAAGGTCTACCTACTCCAGTAGTTATTACTGTTTACAACGACCGTTCTTTCACGTTCGTAACTAAGACTCCACCTGCTGCTGTTCTTCTTAAGAAAGCTGCTGGCGTTAAGTCTGGTTCTGGTCGTCCAAACACTGAAAAAGTGGGCACAGTAACTGACGCTCAAATCCAAGAAATCGCAGAAACTAAAGCTGCTGATATGACTGGTGCTGACATCGAAGCAATGAAGCGTTCTATTGCTGGTACTGCTCGTTCAATGGGCCTAGTGGTAGAGGGATAA
- the rplA gene encoding 50S ribosomal protein L1, producing MAKLTKRMRVIRDKVDSTKEYEINEAVALLKELATAKFVESVDVAVNLGIDARKSDQNVRGATVLPHGTGRDIRVAVFTQGANAEAAKAAGADIVGMEDLAEQVKKGEMNFDVVVASPDAMRVVGQLGTILGPRGLMPNPKVGTVTPNVAEAVKNAKAGQVRYRNDKNGIIHTTIGKASFEANQLQENLEALLVALKKAKPSSAKGTYLKKVSISTTMGAGVAVDQASLDTQAN from the coding sequence ATGGCAAAACTTACTAAGCGTATGCGCGTAATCCGCGACAAAGTTGACTCAACTAAAGAATACGAAATCAACGAAGCTGTTGCTCTTCTTAAAGAACTAGCGACTGCTAAATTCGTTGAGTCTGTAGACGTTGCTGTTAACCTAGGCATCGATGCTCGTAAATCTGACCAAAACGTTCGTGGCGCAACTGTGCTACCTCACGGTACTGGCCGTGACATCCGCGTTGCTGTTTTCACTCAAGGTGCAAACGCAGAAGCTGCTAAAGCTGCTGGCGCAGATATCGTTGGTATGGAAGATCTTGCTGAGCAAGTGAAAAAAGGCGAAATGAACTTCGACGTAGTTGTTGCTTCTCCAGATGCAATGCGTGTTGTTGGTCAACTAGGTACAATCCTAGGTCCACGCGGCCTTATGCCAAACCCTAAAGTTGGTACTGTAACTCCTAACGTTGCTGAAGCGGTTAAGAACGCTAAAGCTGGTCAGGTTCGTTACCGTAACGACAAGAACGGCATCATCCACACTACTATCGGTAAAGCATCTTTCGAAGCTAACCAGCTTCAAGAGAACCTAGAAGCACTTCTAGTTGCTCTTAAGAAAGCTAAGCCTTCTTCAGCTAAGGGTACTTACCTGAAGAAAGTAAGCATCTCTACTACGATGGGTGCTGGTGTTGCTGTTGATCAAGCTAGTCTTGACACTCAAGCAAACTAA
- the rplL gene encoding 50S ribosomal protein L7/L12: protein MSITNEQILDAVAEMSVMQVVELIEAMEEKFGVTAAAAVVAGGAAGGDAAAEQTEFDVILTAAGANKVQVIKAVRGATGLGLKEAKGLVDSAPAALKEGVDKAEAEALKAQLEEAGASVEIK from the coding sequence ATGTCTATTACTAACGAGCAAATCCTAGACGCAGTTGCAGAAATGTCTGTAATGCAAGTTGTTGAGCTTATCGAAGCTATGGAAGAGAAATTCGGCGTTACTGCAGCTGCTGCTGTTGTAGCTGGCGGCGCAGCTGGCGGCGACGCTGCTGCTGAGCAAACTGAATTCGACGTTATCCTAACTGCTGCTGGCGCTAACAAAGTACAAGTTATCAAAGCTGTACGTGGCGCAACTGGCCTAGGTCTTAAAGAAGCTAAAGGTCTTGTAGACTCAGCTCCTGCAGCGCTTAAAGAAGGCGTTGACAAAGCTGAAGCTGAAGCTCTTAAAGCACAGCTAGAAGAAGCTGGCGCTTCTGTTGAAATCAAGTAA
- the rplJ gene encoding 50S ribosomal protein L10: MALNLQDKKAIVAEVNEAASGALSAVVADSRGVEVGAMTSLRKQAREAGVYMKVVRNTLARRAVQGTDYECLVDTFTGPTLIAFSNEHPGAAARLFKDFAKENKDFEIKAAAFEGAVTDAEVLATLPTYDEAIARLMMCMKEASAGKLVRTIAAVRDQKEEAAA; the protein is encoded by the coding sequence ATGGCTTTAAATCTTCAAGACAAAAAAGCAATTGTTGCTGAAGTCAACGAAGCTGCCAGTGGTGCACTTTCTGCAGTTGTAGCTGATTCTCGTGGCGTTGAAGTTGGCGCAATGACTTCTCTACGTAAACAAGCTCGCGAAGCGGGTGTTTACATGAAAGTTGTTCGTAACACACTAGCACGCCGTGCGGTTCAGGGTACAGACTACGAGTGTCTAGTAGACACTTTCACTGGTCCAACTCTGATCGCATTCTCTAATGAGCACCCAGGTGCTGCAGCGCGTCTTTTCAAAGACTTCGCTAAAGAGAATAAAGATTTCGAGATCAAAGCTGCTGCATTTGAAGGCGCAGTTACTGATGCTGAAGTACTAGCGACACTACCAACTTACGACGAAGCTATCGCACGCCTAATGATGTGCATGAAAGAAGCTTCTGCTGGCAAGCTGGTTCGTACTATCGCTGCTGTTCGCGACCAAAAAGAAGAAGCTGCGGCATAA
- the secE gene encoding preprotein translocase subunit SecE — MKANAETPDSSSAADTMKWIVAFVLLAAAVVGNYLYGELSVVIRAAGVVVLIAAALGVAATTTKGKAAIDFAKESRMEIRKVVWPTRQETMQTTLIVLAVCIVMSLVLWGIDGIMVRLVSLATGV; from the coding sequence ATGAAAGCAAACGCTGAAACTCCTGATAGCTCAAGTGCAGCAGATACAATGAAGTGGATTGTCGCTTTTGTTCTGTTGGCTGCTGCTGTTGTGGGTAATTACCTGTATGGTGAATTGTCTGTTGTAATTCGCGCTGCAGGTGTAGTTGTGCTGATTGCTGCCGCACTAGGCGTTGCAGCAACAACAACTAAAGGTAAAGCTGCGATCGATTTTGCAAAAGAATCTCGTATGGAGATTCGTAAAGTTGTTTGGCCTACTCGCCAAGAAACTATGCAAACTACATTGATCGTTTTAGCTGTATGTATTGTTATGTCTCTAGTGCTTTGGGGAATTGACGGCATTATGGTCCGTCTAGTTTCTCTAGCAACTGGGGTGTAG